One region of Seriola aureovittata isolate HTS-2021-v1 ecotype China chromosome 15, ASM2101889v1, whole genome shotgun sequence genomic DNA includes:
- the LOC130182172 gene encoding spectrin family protein isoform X5 has product MEWEHRDREPCLSPAAFVNQVQYSNILEGRFKQLQDEREAVQKKTFTKWVNSHLGRVTCRIGDLYTDLRDGRMLIRLLEVLSGEQLPKPTKGRMRIHCLENVDKALQFLKEQKVHLENMGSHDIVDGNHRLTLGLIWTIILRFQIQDISVETEDNKEKKSAKDALLLWCQMKTAGYPNVNIHNFTTSWRDGLAFNAIVHKHRPDLIEFDNLKRSNAHYNLQNAFNVAEKELGLTKLLDPEDVNVDQPDEKSIITYVATYYHYFSKMKALAVEGKRIGKVLDYAIEADQLIEKYETLASELLQWIEQTIVTLNDRQLANSLSAVQNQLQAFNSYRTVEKPPKFTEKGNLEVLLFTIQSKMRANNQKVYMPREGKLISDINKAWERLEKAEHERELALRNELIRQEKLEMLAARFDRKAAMRETWLSENQRLVSQDNFGTDLGAVEAATRKHEAIETDIGAYWERVAAVEAVAKELEAESYHDVRRVIARRDNVLRLWEYLKELLVARRERLNAHRDLQRLFQEMRYIMDWMAEMKGRLQSQDSGKHLHDVLDLLQKHTLVEADISAQAERIKGVQGAAKRFTSYEQAYKPCEPGLVSEKVDLLGQAYEELGQLAGKRRESLEDSRRLWQFLWDVGEEAAWIREQEQILASGDCGRDLTSALHLLSKHEAFRDEMAARYGPLSNSIAAGEALINEGHFGAPEVTERIQDIRAQWTHLEETTKLREQSLKEAVALHQFQTDANDMEAWIMETLRQVSSQEVGHDEFSTQTLARKQREIEEEIQSHRPLIESLHEQVQALPQAYIQFPQVDGRLPAIEQRYEELEFLSAARRQALEGALALYRMFSEAGACQLWVEEKEQWLHGMEIPTKLEDLEVVQQRFETLEPEMNNLGTRVTDVNQVAEQLLSSDNCSKDQIHHTRDQLNNRWTEFEQLAGQKKQALESALNIQNYHLECNEIQTWMKEKTKVIESTQSLGNDLAGVMALQRKLTGMERDLEAIQGKLDDLRNEAEKLAKEHPDQAGEIQGRLAEIQEVWEELNATMKRREESLGEASKLQGFLRDLDDFQSWLSRTQTAVASEDIPTSLPEAESLLAQHESIKNEVDNYKEDYEKMRAVGEEVTQGQTDAQHMFLAQRLQALDTGWHELRRMWENRHSLLAQAFDFQTFLRDAKQAEAFLNSQEYVLSHTEMPSSLQGAEEAIKKHEDFLTTTEASEEKITGVVEAGRRLINDCNANSDKIQEKVDSIQERHVKNKKAANELLTKLKDNRELQHFLQDGQELTLWINEKMLTAQDMSYDEARNLHSKWQKHQAFMAELASNKDWLDKIDKEGQALVAEKPELKPVVQQTLEDLQRQWEELEGTTRTKAQCLFDANRAELFTQSCSALDVWLKNLESQLHSDDYGKDLTSVNILLKKHQMLEHQMEVREKEVQSLQSQALALSQEDAGLAEVDGQQRRVTDNFENLQDPLKLRRQRLLASKEAHQFNRDLEDEILWVKERMPLATSTDHGKDLPTVQLLIKKNQTLQKEIQGHQPRIDDIHRRGKDQSQVDGERQSVLEERLVELRGLWDQLIAETDKRHARLIEANRAQQFYADAAEAEAWMGEQELHMMSEEKAKDEQSALVMVKKHQILEQALEDYAQTIHQLANSSRLMVTSEHPESERITLRQAQVDKLYAGLKDLAEERRGRLQERLRLTQLKREVDDLEQWIAEREVVAGSHELGQDYEHVTMLRDKFREFARDTSTIGQERVDGVNGLADDLIESGHPENASVAEWKDGLNEAWADLLELIDTRTQMLAASYELHRFHQDAMEVLGRVKEKREALPSDLGRDLNTVQHLHRQHNTFEHDIQALSGQVNQVQDDAARLQKAYAGEKADDIHRSEHAVTSAWEGLLEAGQARRLLLLDTVEKFRFFNMVRDLMLWMDGVNLQIDAHDSPRDVSSAGLVIANHQDIKSEIETRADSFTACFEMGNTLINNCHYAADEIREKLAQLQEKRDRINKKWQDKMDHLQIVLEVLQFGRDAYVAESWLAGQEPLVRAAELGSNVDEVESLIKRHEAFEKLAAAWEERFFLLEKLTTLEEQEIQRRREEEERARRPPTPPPAEEVAQSETESQAHDSAARTSLDQTTLNQSVSVNGVHSDNDTSQGSESESVNGPGRDSGLASSRLEPSATLPSRGGAESEPETMEGMLCRKQEMESHSKKAASRSWQNVYCVLRKGSLGFYKDGKSASNGIPYHGEVPISLGEAVCEVAHDYKKRKHVFKLRLGDGKEYLFQAKDEAEMSSWIRSILGSIPTGAGDSPGGPRALSRAMTMPPISPSSGDAGGVTMRNKEGKEKDREKRFSFFGKKK; this is encoded by the exons atggagTGGGaacacagggacagagagcCCTGCTTGTCCCCTGCAGCATTTGTTAATCAGGTGCAATACTCCAACATTTTGGAAGGACGGTTTAAACAGCTGCAAG ATGAGCGTGAAGCAGTACAGAAGAAGACCTTTACAAAATGGGTGAACTCTCACTTAGGTCGAGTGACTTGTCGCATTGGTGACTTGTACACTGACCTGCGCGATGGTCGCATGCTAATCCGCCTTCTGGAAGTGCTCTCAGGAGAACAGCTG CCAAAGCCCACTAAGGGCCGCATGCGTATCCACTGCCTGGAAAATGTTGATAAAGCCCTGCAGTTTCTCAAAGAGCAAAAAGTACATCTAGAAAACATGGGCTCACATGACATTGTGGACGGGAATCACCGTCTCACCTTGGGTCTCATCTGGACCATCATCCTTCGTTTCCAG ATCCAGGACATCAGTGTGGAGACAGAAgacaacaaggagaaaaaatCAGCTAAAGATGCTTTGCTGCTTTGGTGCCAAATGAAAACTGCTGG ATACCCCAATGTCAACATTCACAACTTCACTACCAGCTGGCGAGATGGTCTGGCGTTCAATGCCattgtgcacaaacacag ACCTGACCTGATTGAGTTTGACAACCTAAAGAGGTCAAATGCTCACTACAATCTCCAGAATGCTTTCAATGTGGCTGAGAAGGAACTGGGGCTTACCAAGTTGCTGGACCCAGAGG atGTTAATGTTGATCAACCTGATGAAAAATCCATCATTACCTATGTCGCGACCTACTACCATTACTTCTCCAAGATGAAAGCCCTGGCAGTGGAGGGCAAAAGAATTGGCAAG GTGCTGGACTATGCTATTGAGGCTGACCAACTGATAGAGAAGTATGAGACCCTGGCCTCAGAGCTACTGCAGTGGATTGAGCAGACCATAGTGACGCTTAATGATAGGCAGTTGGCTAACTCACTGAGTGCTGTGCAGAACCAGCTCCAGGCTTTCAACTCATACCGGACTGTGGAGAAACCCCCCAA ATTTACAGAGAAAGGAAACTTGGAAGTTCTCCTCTTTACTATCCAGAGTAAGATGCGAGCAAACAACCAGAAAGTCTACATGCCAAGAGAGGGCAAACTCATCTCTGACATCAATAAG GCATGGGAGCGACTTGAAAAGGCAGAGCATGAACGTGAGCTGGCACTGAGAAACGAGTTGATTCGCCAGGAGAAGCTGGAGATGCTCGCTGCTCGTTTTGACCGCAAAGCTGCTATGCGGGAGACATGGCTGAGTGAGAACCAGAGGCTTGTGTCTCAG GACAACTTTGGAACTGACTTGGGAGCAGTGGAAGCTGCCACCCGTAAACACGAAGCAATTGAGACAGACATCGGGGCATACTGGGAACGTGTGGCTGCTGTGGAGGCTGTTGCCAAAGAGCTTGAAGCAGAGTCATACCATGATGTACGACGTGTAATTGCACGAAGGGACAATGTGCTTCGACTCTGGGAATATCTGAAAGAACTTCTGGTTGCACGCAGGGAGCGGCTGAATGCCCATCGCGACCTACAGAGACTGTTTCAGGAGATGCGTTACATCATGGACTGGATGGCAGAAATGAAG gGTCGTCTGCAGTCTCAGGATAGCGGCAAACATTTGCATGATGTGTTAGACCTACTTCAGAAACACACTCTGGTAGAGGCTGACATTTCAGCTCAGGCAGAGAGGATCAAGGGAGTGCAGGGAGCCGCAAAGCGCTTCACTTCCTATGAACAGG CCTACAAACCATGTGAGCCAGGGCTAGTTAGTGAGAAGGTTGACCTGCTGGGTCAAGCCTATGAGGAGCTTGGTCAGCTTGCTGGGAAACGCAGAGAGAGTCTCGAGGATTCTCGACGTCTGTGGCAGTTCCTGTGGGATGTCGGAGAGGAGGCAGCCTGGATCAGAGAACAGGAGCAGATCCTGGCCAGTGGAGACTGTGGGCGTGACCTCACTTCCGCTCTTCACCTGCTTAGTAAACATGAGGCTTTCAGGGATGAGATGGCAGCCCGCTATGGCCCCCTGAGTAACAGCATTGCTGCTGGGGAAGCTTTGATTAACGAGGGACACTTTGGAGCCCCAGAGGTCACAGAGAGGATTCAAGACATCCGTGCACAATGGACACATCTGGAGGAG ACAACTAAACTGAGAGAGCAGAGTCTTAAGGAAGCTGTGGCTCTGCATCAGTTCCAAACAGATGCCAATGACATGGAGGCCTGGATCATGGAGACACTTAGGCAGGTGTCAAGTCAGGAGGTGGGCCACGATGAGTTCTCCACCCAAACTCTAGCTCGCAAGCAGAGGGAAATAGAGGAGGAGATCCAGAGCCACCGCCCCCTCATCGAATCCCTACATGAGCAGGTCCAAGCACTGCCACAGGCCTATATACAATTCCCTCAG GTGGATGGACGCCTACCTGCTATTGAGCAGCGCTATGAAGAACTGGAGTTTCTGTCAGCAGCTCGGCGGCAGGCTTTGGAAGGTGCCCTTGCCCTCTACCGCATGTTCAGTGAAGCTGGTGCCTGCCAGCTCTGGGTAGAAGAAAAGGAGCAGTGGTTACATGGCATGGAGATACCTACCAAACTGGAGGACTTAGAGGTGGTGCagcagag ATTTGAGACTCTTGAACCTGAGATGAACAACCTAGGCACTCGTGTAACTGATGTGAACCAGGTGGCTGAGCAGTTGCTGAGCTCCGACAACTGTAGCAAAGACCAAATCCACCACACACGAGACCAACTGAACAACAG ATGGACAGAGTTTGAACAATTGGCTGGCCAGAAAAAACAAGCCCTAGAGTCTGCTCTTAACATCCAGAACTACCACCTGGAGTGTAATGAGATCCAAACTTGGATGAAGGAAAAGACCAAGGTGATAGAATCTACTCAGAGCCTGGGCAATGACCTGGCTGGAGTGATGGCACTGCAACGCAAACTCACTGGCATGGAGAGGGACCTGGAGGCAATTCAG gGAAAATTGGATGACCTTAGAAATGAGGCAGAAAAGCTGGCCAAGGAACATCCAGATCAGGCAGGAGAGATCCAGGGACGTCTGGCAGAGATTCAAGAGGTGTGGGAAGAGTTGAATGCCACCATGAAGCGACGTGAGGAGTCATTGGGCGAAGCCAGCAAGCTGCAGGGCTTCCTTAGGGACCTGGATGACTTCCAGTCCTGGTTGTCCCGCACTCAGACAGCCGTGGCGTCAGAGGACATTCCCACTTCTCTGCCTGAGGCTGAGAGTTTGCTAGCCCAGCATGAGAGTATCAAGAATGAGGTTGATAACTATAAGGAGGACTATGAGAAGATGCGGGCAGTCGGTGAGGAGGTGACCCAAGGTCAGACAGATGCCCAGCACATGTTCCTGGCCCAGAGGCTCCAGGCACTGGATACCGGGTGGCATGAGTTGCGTCGCATGTGGGAGAACCGCCACAGTCTTTTGGCCCAAGCCTTTGACTTCCAGACTTTCTTGAGAGATGCAAAGCAGGCAGAAGCTTTCCTGAACAGCCAG GAGTATGTGCTGTCCCACACAGAGATGCCCAGCAGTCTTCAGGGAGCGGAAGAGGCCATTAAGAAGCATGAGGATTTCCTCACTACCACAGAGGCCAGTGAGGAGAAGATAACTGGTGTGGTGGAGGCTGGACGGCGCCTCATTAACGATTGTAATGCAAACTCTGACAAAATCCAGGAAAAAGTTGATTCCATCCAAGAAAG GCATGTTAAGAATAAGAAGGCTGCGAATGAATTGCTTACAAAGCTTAAGGACAACCGTGAACTTCAGCACTTCCTCCAAGATGGCcaggag CTCACATTGTGGATCAATGAGAAAATGCTGACAGCACAAGACATGTCTTATGATGAGGCCAGAAATCTTCACAGCAAGTGGCAGAAGCACCAGGCCTTCATGGCAGAGCTGGCCTCTAACAAAGACTGGCTGGACAAAATTGACAAG GAGGGTCAGGCATTGGTGGCAGAGAAGCCTGAGCTGAAACCTGTTGTCCAGCAGACCCTGGAGGACTTACAGCGTCAATGGGAGGAGCTGGAGGGCACCACTCGCACCAAGGCCCAGTGTTTGTTTGATGCTAACAGGGCAGAGCTCTTtacacagagctgctctgctCTAGATGTCTGGCTGAAAAACCTTGAGAGTCAGCTGCATAGTGACGACTATGGTAAAGATTTGACCAGTGTCAACATCCTGCTCAAGAAACATCAG ATGCTGGAGCATCAGATGGAGGTCCGAGAGAAGGAGGTGCAGTCCCTGCAGTCTCAGGCACTGGCGTTGTCCCAGGAGGACGCTGGACTAGCTGAGGTAGATGGTCAGCAAAGGCGTGTCACTGACAACTTTGAAAATCTTCAGGATCCTCTCAAACTGAGGCGGCAGCGACTACTTGCCTCTAAAGAAGCACATCAGTTCAACAGAGATCTGGAGGATGAAATT ctATGGGTGAAAGAGAGGATGCCCCTAGCAACCTCCACAGACCATGGAAAAGACCTGCCTACCGTTCAGCTTCTAATCAAAAAGAACCAG ACATTGCAGAAGGAGATCCAGGGCCACCAGCCTCGCATTGATGACATCCACAGACGAGGAAAGGATCAGAGTCAGGTAGATGGTGAGAGACAGTCTGTCCTAGAGGAGCGTCTTGTTGAGCTGAGGGGCCTTTGGGACCAGCTGATTGCCGAGACAGACAAACGTCATGCCCGTCTAATAGAGGCCAATCGCGCCCAGCAGTTCTATGCTgatgcagcagaggcagaggccTGGATGGGTGAGCAAGAGCTACACATGATGTCAGAAGAAAAAGCCAAG GATGAGCAAAGCGCACTAGTGATGGTCAAAAAGCACCAGATCCTGGAACAGGCTCTTGAAGACTACGCCCAAACCATTCATCAGCTAGCCAACAGCAGTCGCCTAATGGTCACCAGTGAACACCCAGAGAG cGAGAGAATCACCTTACGGCAAGCCCAAGTGGACAAGCTGTATGCAGGGTTGAAAGACCTTGCTGAGGAGCGTCGTGGGCGGCTTCAGGAGAGACTGCGACTGACCCAGCTGAAGCGGGAGGTGGATGACCTAGAACAGTGGATTGCTGAAAGGGAGGTGGTTGCTGGTTCCCATGAACTAGGACAGGACTATGAACATGTCACc ATGCTGAGGGACAAGTTCCGGGAGTTTGCTCGTGACACCAGCACCATCGGCCAAGAGCGCGTAGATGGTGTAAATGGGCTGGCAGATGACCTGATTGAGTCAGGTCATCCTGAGAACGCCAGTGTGGCTGAGTGGAAGGATGGGTTAAACGAGGCCTGGGCAGATCTGCTAGAGCTGATTGACACACGCACGCAAATGTTGGCAGCCTCCTATGAATTGCATCGCTTCCATCAGGATGCCATGGAGGTGCTTGGACGTGTTAAGGAAAAGAGGGAGGCGCTGCCTTCTGACCTGGGCCGTGATCTGAACACTGTCCAACATCTACACAGACAGCACAACACTTTTGAACATGACATCCAAGCCCTCAGTGGACAG GTGAACCAGGTTCAGGATGATGCAGCACGGCTGCAGAAGGCTTATGCTGGAGAAAAAGCTGATGATATTCACAGGAGCGAACATGCTGTGACCTCTGCCTGGGAGGGCCTGCTTGAGGCTGGTCAGGCTCGCAGGCTCCTCCTGCTGGACACTGTGGAGAAATTCCGCTTCTTTAACATGGTGCGAGACCTAATGCTCTGGATGGACGGTGTTAACCTGCAGATTGACGCACATGACAGTCCCAG GGATGTATCTTCTGCAGGGCTGGTCATTGCCAATCATCAGGACATCAAGTCAGAGATTGAGACCAGGGCAGACAGCTTTACTGCCTGTTTTGAGATGGGAAATACTCTCATCAACAACTGTCACTATGCAGCTGATGAG ATACGAGAGAAACTGGCTCAACTtcaggaaaagagagacaggatCAACAAAAAGTGGCAAGACAAGATGGATCATTTACAAATTG TGCTGGAGGTGTTGCAGTTTGGACGTGATGCCTATGTGGCAGAGTCTTGGTTGGCAGGGCAAGAACCTCTGGTGCGAGCAGCAGAGCTGGGCTCAAATGTGGATGAAGTAGAGAGCCTAATTAAGCGCCATGAGGCCTTTGAGAAACTTGCTGCAGCCTGGGAAGAGCGCTTTTTCCTACTGGAGAAACTCACTACA CTTGAGGAGCAGGAGATCCAGAGGAggcgagaggaagaggagagggcaCGGCGACCCCCTACACCACCCCCAGCTGAAGAAGTGGCACAATCTGAGACAGAAAGTCAAGCACATGACTCTGCAGCCAG AACCAGTCTGGACCAGACCACACTCAATCAGTCGGTGTCAGTGAATGGAGTACACAGTGACAATGATACATCTCAG GGCTCTGAGTCTGAGTCGGTGAACGGTCCAGGTAGGGACAGTGGGCTGGCATCTTCTCGCCTTGAGCCGTCTGCCACGTTACCAAGCAGGGGTGGAGCAGAGTCTGAGCCAGAAACCATGGAGGGGATGCTCTGTCGAAAACAAGAGATGGAGTCCCACAGCAAAAAGGCAGCTAGCAG GTCCTGGCAGAATGTGTACTGTGTCCTAAGAAAAGGAAGTCTTGGTTTTTATAAAGATGGCAAGAGCGCAAGCAATGGCATTCCATACCATGGAGAGGTACCCATAAGCCTCggagaggctgtgtgtgaggTAGCCCACGACTATAAGAAGAGGAAACATGTATTCAAGCTcag GCTAGGGGATGGAAAAGAGTACCTGTTCCAAGCAAAGGATGAG GCGGAAATGAGCTCCTGGATCAGGTCCATCCTTGGCTCCATTccaacaggagcaggagactCGCCTGGAGGTCCACGGGCCCTCAGCCGTGCCATGACGATGCCTCCCATCTCCCCCAGCTCAGGTGATGCTGGAGGTGTTACCATGCGCAACAAAGAGGGCAAAGAGAAGGATCGTGAGAAGAGGTTCAGCTTctttggaaagaaaaaatag